The following nucleotide sequence is from Fibrobacterota bacterium.
TTCACCGGCATCGGCCGCGCTTCCTGGGAAAACCTGCTCGCCAACCCTTATCCCCAGGATAAGACCGTCGTCCTCGGCGATGAAGACGCGACCCCGGGCGGCGTTTACATGTACGTGGGCATGAAGCGGTCGACGGGCAACAGCATCGAACGGGCCGGCCTGATTGGCGGAACCCGTTATGGCGTGGCCGTGCAGGGCATCGCCGCGGAAGATCGCTTCGCCGGCATCCCCGCCGGGACCCGCTTCTCCATGGCCGCCGCGACCGATCCTTCCGTGACGAAATTCTGGCGCCCCGAGGATGGCGCCTGGGATACGCGCAACCCCGATCGCTACTACTTCGTGACCACCGATCGCCTCGATCTTAAGAAGGACGGCCTGGGCGCCACCGAGGGCCGCTCCCGCCTGTGGCGCTTGACCTTCGACGATATCCGGAACCCCGAGGCCGGCGGCAAGATCGAAATGATGCTGGACGGCACCGAGGCGCAGAACATGCTGGACAATATCACCGTGGACGAGAAGGGCAAGCTGATCCTGCTGGAAGACGTCGGCAACGCCGCCCATAACGGCAAGGTGTTCAGCTTCGATCCGGATACCCGCGCGCTGGCGCAGATCGCCAAGCATGACCCCGCCCGTTTCGGCGACCTCACGGTGCCGGCCGGTCCCGGCTTCAATCAGGACGAGGAGACCTCCGGGGTAATCGACATCAGCGAGCTGGTGGAAAACACCCGCGGGTACAACACCCGGAAATACGACTACTTCCTCATCGTCGACCAGGCGCACGCCAACGTGGCGGCGACCGACCCATCCATCGTGGAGAAGGGCCAGTTCCTGATGATCAAGGCGCCTAAGTAAGGGCTCCCGGGCGGCCCGCGTTCAGCCGAACAGACCGACGCGGGCTCGAGGGCGAGGGAAGACTAGAACAGATTTTCCCTCGCCCTTTGCTCCAGGAACAAGTCGGCCAGGGTCAGGGCGGCCATGGCTTCCACGATGACGACCGCCCGCGGCAGGACGCAGGGATCGTGCCGCCCCTTGGCGGCCAGGGTGCGCGGCTTCCCGTGCTTGTCCACCGTCTGCTGGGGAAGCGATATTGTTGCCGTGGGCTTGAACGCGATACGGCACAGGATGGGCTCGCCGTTGGTGATGCCTCCCTGCACTCCGCCCGAACGGTTGCTGGAAGTGCCGATGGAGTCGAGGGGCGAAGCGTCCTTGGCCCGCTTACCGCCCTTCACGATGAAGGGATCGTTGTGTTGGCTGCCCTTGAGGCGAGTGCCGGCGAAGCCGCTCCCGATTTCGAAACCTTTGGTGGCCGGCAGGGAGAGGAAGGCGCGGGCCAGTTCAGCTTCGGCGCGGTGGAAGACGGGTTCTCCCACTCCCTTCGGCGGCCGCGTGACCACGAGTTGGATGACCCCGCCCAGGGAATCCTGGGATTTGCGGGCGGCCTCGATGGCGGCCGCCATCTTCTTCGCGGCCGCCGCGTCCGCGCAGCGCACGGGATTGGCCTCGACCATGGCGAGGGTGGCCTTAAGCGGATCGATGGCCGCGTCGATTTCCCCCACTTGCGATACGTAGGCGAGGATTTCCGTTCCGCAGGCTTCCTTCAGGAGCTTGCGCGCCAGCGCGCCCGCGGCCACGCGGCCGATGGTCTCGCGCGCCGAAGCGCGGCCGCCCCCGCGGTGATCCCGGAAACCGTATTTGAGATCGTAGGTGAAATCGGCATGGGAGGGGCGATACATCTCGGCCATGTCGCCGTAATCGTGCGAGCGCTGATCGGTATTGGCGACCAGCATGCCGATGGGCGTGCCGGTGGTCTTCCCGTCGAAAATGCCGGACAGGATCTCCACCTTGTCGGCCTCGTTGCGGGGCGTGGTCAGCTTGCTTTGGCCGGGACGGCGGCGATCGAGTTCGGCCTGCACCTCGGCCTCGCTGATGGAAAGGCCGGCCGGGCAGCCGTCCAGGACCACCCCGACGGCCTTGCCGTGGCTTTCGCCGAACGTGGAGATGCGGAACAGGTTGCCGTAGGAGGAGGACATGATCTCAAGTATAGGAATTCGCCGTTGCTGGGCTGGGTCTGGCGTGGCCGTGCCTCCGGGGCGGTTCGGATGACTCGCTTTCCCGGGTGGGCGGTCGATCGCCGGCCGGGGGAATGGGGACGCCCGCGCAATGGGGAGCGCGGGCTTTCTATGAGGGAAATCGATCCCCTTCCCCCGGCCGGCGACGCTCGTCAACTCACCGCCCCGGAGGCCCGGACACGCCTACTCCGTTCCGCCACGGCGAACGCCCATCCTTTTGACTGGCGCATGCGATCCTGGCAGTCGGTTTCGCGGAGGCTGGGGGAGAAAGAAGGGGGCTATAGAGACTTTGTGTAGACAATGATTGTCAATACAAAGTCTGTATGGGTGGCAATGCCTACCGCCCCTGGAGGGGCGGGGTGGTTTTTCGTGAGGCTCTGGGAGAGAGGGGGCGGACTAGGCCGGACTGGGGCCCCTTAGATAGGGGGCTCTGCTTTGGCGGTTGCGGGCCTGTCTATGCGAGGTAGGCGTGCTCTGGGGGCGGGCCCCTGCTAAGCGGGACCTTGGAGCTTGGGGTTGTTCTTGTGGCGGTCGGCGTCGCGGGCGGTTTTCTTCTCGAGGTTCTGGGCGAAGGCGGCGGTCAGGTCCACGCCGGTCTGGTTGGCCAGGCAGATGAGGACGAACAGGACGTCGGCCATCTCGTCTCCCAGGTCCTTGGCCAGGTCCGCTTTCTTGAAGCTCTGATCGCCGTAGGTGCGGGCCATGATGCGGGCCACTTCGCCCACCTCTTCCATGAGGATGGCGGTATTGGTCAGTTCGCTGAAGTAGCGCACCCCGATGGTCTTGATCCAGGAGTCCACCTGGGCTTGGGCTTCTTTAAGCGTCATGGCGGATTTCCCCGCCCGGTGGAACTATATGCGCCGGGCAACCGTCCAATCTAGCCAACAATCCGGGATCCGCAAACCGAGGCCGGGGCCGGCGACGGGGCCGGGGATTTTTACCTTAGGGGACCCATTTTGCCATCCGGCGTTGAACCCATGGACATCCTGATCGTCTCCCAAGACTTCCCGCCCGAGGAAGGCGGTATCCAGACTTACGTCCTGGAGCTGGCGCGTCGTTTCATCGCCCGCGGGCACGACGTGCGCGTCATTTGCCCCGGCCTCCCGGATGCGCCCGCCCCGCTTCCCGGCCTCAAGGAAGTCGTGCGCCTACGCATCGGCTCATCCTTCCTGTGGTCGCGCCTGCTAACGTATCTTCCCGGTTACCTCCGCTCCCGCCCTTCCCTCTCCCGCATCCTCTATGCCCAATGGCAAGGGGCCGCCGGCGCGTTCCTCTGTCCCAAGGGCGTCCGCAAGGAGTATGCCTTGGTCCATGGCCGCGAGTTGCTGACTTCCGTTTTCGGCCCCCTCCAGCCCGGCCTCATGCGCAAGGCCTTCGCCCGCCTCGACGGCGCCTTTCCCAACAGCAACGAGGTCCTGCGCCTTACCCGGGCGCATGCGCGGCCCGGCTGCCCCTTGCATCTCATCCATCCCGGCGTCGATCCTCAGGCGTTCCGCCCGGTTGACGCCGCCTTCCTGCGCGCCCGCTATGGCCTGGGGGACGCGCCCGTCATCGTTTCCCTGGGGCGCATGGTCGCGCGCAAGAACCTACGCATGCTCATCGAGTCCCTGCCCGCCGTGCGCCGCGCCTGGCCGGGAACGCGCCTGCTCTTGGGCGGGACCGGGCCCGAACGCGAAAGCCTGATGGCCCGCGCCGGCGAACTGGAATTGGCGACGGGACCGGAAGCGGCCGTGCTGTTCCCCGGCCGCATCGCCGACGGCGAGATGGCCGCCCATTACAGTCTTGCCGACGTGTTCTGCCTCCCGAGTCTCGCTTCCCCGAAGGACGTGGAAGGTTTCGGCATCGTCTATCTCGAAGCGGGCGCCTGCGAAGTGCCGGTGGTGGGAGGCCGCGCGGGCGGCGTGCCCGACGCCGTCGCGGACGGGGAGACGGGCCTCCTGATCGACCCCGCTTCCCGCGGCGAACTCGAAGGCGCGCTGATCGCCCTGCTTTCCGATCGCGAGCGGAGAAGGGCCATGGGCCGGCGCGCGCGGGAGCGCATCCTGAAGGACTTCACCTGGGACGCTTGCGCCGACCGTATGCTGGCATGCATGGCCTGACAATCTATCTTTAGGACCCTTGGCACTCATGGACGCAACCGAAACCGAACCCACCGCCCGCATCGCCACCGCTTTCGGGGCCATCACCGGCCGCGTGACCGCCCTCGACATGGCGTTTTTCCGGCTCTTGGCCGCCGTCAATCTGCCCAAGTCCGTGGCCTATTCCCTCATCCTGTTGGTGCGTAGCGGGGACGGGTGGATTTGGGCCCTCATCGCCTGCGCGCTTTGGCTCTTCCTGCCTTTCGCCGAGATGGAACGCGTGGTGTTGCATTGCATCCTGGCCTTCGCCATCAGCCTGGCCATCTACTTCCCGGTCAAGTTCATCGGGCGCAGGTTGCGACCATACGAAAAGGGACTGCCGATCAAACCGCTGGTGCCTCCGCTGGATAAATACAGCTTCCCCTCGGGCCATACCATGAACAACCTGGCGGTCGCCCTCACCTTGGCCGCCCATTTCCCGGTCTTGTTCCTGCCCGCCATCGCCATTCCCATCCTGTTGGGCGCCTTGCGCGTGCTCTTCGGGGTCCATTACTTGAGCGATATCATCGGCGGCAGCGTGCTGGGCGCGTTCGCTTTCGCGCTCGCGAAGGCTTTCTTCCCGCTTTCCGGCTCCTGATTGGCGTTCGCTTCCGTTTCCATCGGATTCCCCGCGGGATTCCCGCTTCCTTCCTTCGCCTCTGGATAGTAAAATCGGCCTCGGCATCGTTCATCCTGGCATTACCATGAGGGGACAGGTATCTTATACGCGTTCGCTTCCGCGCATAACATGATGACCTACCGCGAAGGATTCCGGGCGTGCAGACGCCTTAGGGCACGGTGGCCTTTTGGCCCCATGCTCGCGTTATGCCTATGCCTGGCCCATCCGCGCCTGGCCCATTCGGCCGCTCCCTCGCCGGATTCTTCCCGGTCCTCCGATTCCGGGAAAAGCAAGGCCGAGGTCGATTCCGATTTGGACGACTCGGACGCGACCGAGGCGGCGGGTCCCGATTCGATCGGCCACCGCCTCTACACTTACATCTCTTATCCCTTCCTCCAAATAGTCACCTTGCCGGTGGAAGTGGTGCTGGTGCCGGCCGTCAAGGCGGTGCTCTATCCCACCAAGCCCCCGCTCCGCTACATGCTCAACCAGAACGTCATCGATCGAACCATTAAGCTGATCAGCTTCGGGAATGAAGGCCAGATCATGGTTTATCCCACCATGAACCTGGCCCCGGGAACGGGATCGTCCACGGGCCTCACCTTGCGCGATCAAACCCTGTTCGGCCGGTCCAGCGAGCGGGCGGTGCTGATGACCAATTTCTTCGTGAACGGCGACTGGAAGATGCGTACCTACGCCACCGCAGCGGACATGGCCGGCAGCGGCTTGAACTCCAAGCTCTCGGTGACCCTCACCCACGCCAAGAACCAGTCCTTCAACATGCCGGGCACCCCCATCTTCTGGTCCTATGCGGACACTTCCACGGCGCTCTCCCTGGGCATCTCCCATCTCTTGTACGAAAGACTCGCCGTGCGCGGCCAATACGTGTTCCGCGACAACCATTACGGGAATTCCCCGACCGATAACAAACCGTTCGTAGAACGCGCGGGCTTCCTTAAGGATGCGAACGATAGCCTTGACGAACAGATGCGCGGCCTGCAATCCAATTGGCACGATCATATCGTGGCGGTGGGCCTCACCCGGGATACCCGCAACAACCAGAACATCGTGCTGGGCGGGAGCGATTTCGATGCGTCCTGGCAATACCATCTCACCGACGCCAACCATAACTTCCATGCCTGGGAGCTTTCGCTCTCCAATTATTTCAAGCTCGGGAAGGAAAAATACGAGATCTCCACGGACGAGGAGCGCAAGGCCGGCGGCCTTTCCATGCAAAAGGTCCTGAAGAAAATGGAATTGGAAAACCTCAAGAAGGAGCTTTTCAACCGCAAGGTCCTGGCGACGCACGTATACGCGGCGCAAAGCTTCGAGGTGCCCGGCAATCATATGCCGGTCTACGGCCTGCAGACCCTGGGCAACGACACCCCTTTGCGCGGCTACAGCGGCAGCCGGTTCCGCGACTACGCCGTCCTGTCGGCGGGGGCGGAGTACCGCTTCCCGGTCATGCGGCTGGTGGACGGGGTGATCTTCGACGAGTACGGCGTGTTCGGCCGCTCCTGGGACCAGATCGACTATTGGGACGGGCTGAAGAACTCCTGGGGCTTCGGCATCCGCGTGCGGCGCCCGGACATCTATCTCTTCCGCTGCCAGCTGGGCTTCCACGGCACTCAGGGCATCGTCCTGAACCTGTCCGTGGACGAACCCTATTAACCTCCTTAACCTCCGCGCGTCCAAAAGCCCGGCTCCGTGCCCGCCCCGGCTGTAGCTGGGCTCTTAGTACATTTCGCCAGGACATGCCGCCCTCCCAGGATCCCCCTCCCGCGGCCGGGCCGGCCGCTTCGGCCCAAGGCCATCGCGAATTCATCAATCGCGGCTCCCGCTTCATGCTTCTGGACAACGTGTCCAAGGCGGCCGAACCCTTGCTCGTGCTCCTCTGCGCCAGGGCCTATGCCGGCGGCGAATGGGGCATGTTCAAGTACTACGAATCTCTCATCCTTCTGCTTACGCGCCTGGGCTCGCTGGGGCTGGACCGCGGCGTAGTGTGGATCTACGCGCGCTGCGAGAACGACGGCGTCTTCGTGCGCCGTTTCAGCCGCTGCGTGAACCTGGTCTTCCTGCTGTCCGGGCTTCTCTTCTTCGGGGCCTTGGCCCAATACGCGGGCTACCTGCCCACCTTCGGATCGTGGACCGCCTCCATGCCGCACTCCCCGGCCTTAACCTTCGCCTTGTTCATGGCCAGCGTGCCGGTGCAGGCCTGCGCCCTCCTCTTCCTGCAATCCCTCCTCAACAAGCGCGTGCTCGTCTTCGGCCTGATGATCCGCAACCTGATCGTTCCCGTGCTCATCTATGGCCCGGCCCTGGCGCTGTCCTACACGCCGCTGAAATCGGTCGGGCTCGCCTTGCCTTACCTGGGCGGCAACCTGGCCGGCTTGGCGCTCGCGATGGTGGGCTTCCTCCGCAATTACCAGGTCAACTGGAAGGACTGGGCCTTCTCCGCCTTCCCTTCGCGGTCCTTGCTCCGCTTCTCCCTGCCCCTGGCCAGCACCGATTTCTTCATGAGCTTCGCCTACCGCTTCGACATCCTGCTCCTGGGCCGCTACTCCGGCATCCGCGAAGTGGAGATCTATTCCGTCATCGTGATGATCTCCAATACCCTGCGCTCGCTGCGCCAGTCCTTCGACGGGATCATGCTTTCGGTTTTCTCCACCGGCGCCGAGGGCGTGGACGCGGGACGCCGACGCAACTTCAATTACGCGACCTGGATGGTCACCACCGTACAGGTCCCCTTCGTGTTCCTCGCCCTCATCTTCGGGCGGGAAATACTGTGGCTCATCTCCCCCGTGTACGCCCCGGGCATGTGGGTATTGGCCATCGCCACCTTCTTCAACCTGGGGGCGACCTTGGGATCCTTCTCCGCGCAACTTTTGATCGGGCTCGGGCGCACCTTCATGATCCCCGTCTCCCAGGTCGCCTTCATCCTCTCCAGCCTGGCGCTCAACTACCTCATCATCCCCCATTACGGCGCCGAGGGCGCCGCCTTCGCCACCGGCGTGGCCACCTTGCTCGGCGGACTGGTCGCGTTCGGCGGGGTGTGGGCCTACGCGCGTTCGCCCGTCCTGCAATGGGAATACCTGAGCCCGCTCCTGACCGGCTCTCTTTTCTATCTCGCGGCGACGGCCCTGCACTTCCTGGCCAAGCCCGGCCTTCCCGCCGACATCGCCGCCTTCGCCGCCGCCAGCGCCGCCTTCGGCTGGCATGCGCGCGGCAAATGGAAGAAGTTCAATGCCCCGCGCCCCTGAAACCGTCTGCCTGCTTGGGCATCATGAGTTGGATTACCCGCGCAACCGTAGCCTCCGCGCGGCGCTGGAAGATGCGGGTTATCCCGTTCTGGACGTGCATTCGCGCGCGCCCTTCCCCTGGCGCCATCTCATCCTCGGGTTCGGTTACCTTAAGATCTTCCCCCGCGTGCGCCGGGTGCTTGTCACCGAAGGCGGCCATCGGCTGGTCCCGTTCATCAAGCTGCTGGCTTGGCTTACCGGGCGCGAGGTCGTTTTCGATCCTTTCCTTTCCCGCTACAATACGCGCATCGAGGATCGGAAGCTGTACCGCCCCGGCGGGTTGCAAGCCTGGATTTGCCGCTGGCAGGATTGGTCCTCCACCCATGCCGCCGATCGCCTCCTCTTCGATACCCAGGAGCATCGCGATTACTTCTTCGCCCAGTACCGGTTGCGCAAGCCTTCCCTGGTGCTTCCCGTAGGCGTCCCGGAAGCGCATTTCCATCCTCGCCCGCCCGGGTCCCTGCCTTCGCCCTATGCGGCCGGCGGCGCCGCGTTCCAAGTGCTCTTCTACGGATCTTATATCCCCTTGCAAGGGGCGGAATGGATCGTGGAGGCGGCGGCGCTCTTGCGCGGCAAGGACATCGCCTTCACCCTGATCGGGAGCGGGCAGACCCGGGCCGAAGTGGAAGCCCGGGCGCGGTCCCGGGACATTCCCGGCCTCCGCTTCCTCCCGAACGTTCCCGAAGCGGAGCTTCCCGCCTACCTGGCGCATGCCGACCTATGCCTGGGCATTTTCGGGGACACCCTGAAGGCGGCGAACGTGGTGCCGAACAAGGTGGTGCAGGCGGCGGCGATGGGCAAGCCCCTCCTCACCCGCGACTCGCCCGCCATCCGCCGTTATTTTTCCGATGGCGAAAACATCGCCCTGGCGCCGCCGGCCGATCCGCAAGCCCTGGCCGACCGCATCCTGGCCTTACGCGGCGACCCGGGACTCCGGGCCAGCCTGGGGGCGAACGCCCGCCAGGTCTTCGAAAACTCCTTTTCCACAAAGGCCCTTGGCCGGCTCCTGCGCGGTTTCCTCGGCTAATTCCGCCTCGCCCTTCGCCCGCCCTCCTTTGCGGGCTTTTTAGGCCCGCAAATCGGGGCCATCACCACGCCTTCTCCTCTTGATTCCCCCCGGAACCTGGCCCTATAATTTTTGAAAGGCGACGGCGAAGACGAGACCCGTCCCGCCGGCCCTGCAAGCGCTTTCGCCGATCGATCAAGGAGTGCCCCGTGCGCGTGCGTAAACTCCTCCTATGCTTAAGTCCCCGCATTCTGTTAGGGACCCTGGGCCTTTTCGGCGTCGCCCCGGTGGCCGCCCAGGTGTACGCTTCCCTTCCCGACAATCCCATCGCCTTCGGCAACTGCACGGCCCGCGTCAAGGTCGATATCGCGCGTTTGCGATCGGGCCCCTCGCTGGACTCCAAGATCCTCGGGGTGCGCAAGCAGGATGAACCGCTACACGTATTGAAGGTGGTGGGCAAATGGGTGCAGGTGGAAACCGTCACCGGCGACACCGCCTACATGGCCGCCTACCTGTTGGCTTTCCCGGCCAGCGATCTTTTGGAACAATGGAAGCGCGAAAGCCCGGCGCCCAGCGTGGGCAAGAAGGCAAGAGTGAAATGGGCCTCGGTGGAATTCCGCAAGTACCCCTCCCGGCTTTCCGCCAGCCTGGGCCATTTCGATCTCGGGGACGAAGTCGCGGTTTTGACCGACATGGGGAATGGCTGGAGTTTCGTCGAAAGCCGCAAGACGGATGGCAACGGCCCCTGCTACGGCTTCCTCGCCAACCGCGCCTTGGCCGCTCCGGACGTTCCCGATCCCCCGGATTGGGCCGCCCCGGTCTCCCAAGTACGCTTAAATCCGGGTCAGCAGCCGGAGGTCAAGCCGGTCCGGGAAAGCCCGAGCCAGTACTGCCTGCGCACCGCCTGGAGCCCGGAGCTTTTCAAGATGGAGTTGAGGGCCAAGACCTCGGAGGCGGAACAGAAAATGTTGGAACAGCGCGTAGCCGCGCGCTGAGGCGAGCGCGCCTTTAGTTGAACGATCCGTCCAGGCTCCCCGCCACGCGGAAGCGGACCGGATTCCCGTTGGGCTGCTCCCGGATATCCGCTCCGAAGGCATGCAGCGCCGCCACCGTCAGCTTCAGTTTTTCCGAAAACAGGCTTTGGGACAAGGAAAATTGGTTCTCCCAGTGCGAGGTTATCTTGAAGACCGGACCCCAATGGCGCACTTCCTTGGGGCCCA
It contains:
- the aroC gene encoding chorismate synthase translates to MSSSYGNLFRISTFGESHGKAVGVVLDGCPAGLSISEAEVQAELDRRRPGQSKLTTPRNEADKVEILSGIFDGKTTGTPIGMLVANTDQRSHDYGDMAEMYRPSHADFTYDLKYGFRDHRGGGRASARETIGRVAAGALARKLLKEACGTEILAYVSQVGEIDAAIDPLKATLAMVEANPVRCADAAAAKKMAAAIEAARKSQDSLGGVIQLVVTRPPKGVGEPVFHRAEAELARAFLSLPATKGFEIGSGFAGTRLKGSQHNDPFIVKGGKRAKDASPLDSIGTSSNRSGGVQGGITNGEPILCRIAFKPTATISLPQQTVDKHGKPRTLAAKGRHDPCVLPRAVVIVEAMAALTLADLFLEQRARENLF
- a CDS encoding nucleotide pyrophosphohydrolase, whose amino-acid sequence is MTLKEAQAQVDSWIKTIGVRYFSELTNTAILMEEVGEVARIMARTYGDQSFKKADLAKDLGDEMADVLFVLICLANQTGVDLTAAFAQNLEKKTARDADRHKNNPKLQGPA
- a CDS encoding glycosyltransferase family 4 protein, translating into MDILIVSQDFPPEEGGIQTYVLELARRFIARGHDVRVICPGLPDAPAPLPGLKEVVRLRIGSSFLWSRLLTYLPGYLRSRPSLSRILYAQWQGAAGAFLCPKGVRKEYALVHGRELLTSVFGPLQPGLMRKAFARLDGAFPNSNEVLRLTRAHARPGCPLHLIHPGVDPQAFRPVDAAFLRARYGLGDAPVIVSLGRMVARKNLRMLIESLPAVRRAWPGTRLLLGGTGPERESLMARAGELELATGPEAAVLFPGRIADGEMAAHYSLADVFCLPSLASPKDVEGFGIVYLEAGACEVPVVGGRAGGVPDAVADGETGLLIDPASRGELEGALIALLSDRERRRAMGRRARERILKDFTWDACADRMLACMA
- a CDS encoding phosphatase PAP2 family protein, translating into MDATETEPTARIATAFGAITGRVTALDMAFFRLLAAVNLPKSVAYSLILLVRSGDGWIWALIACALWLFLPFAEMERVVLHCILAFAISLAIYFPVKFIGRRLRPYEKGLPIKPLVPPLDKYSFPSGHTMNNLAVALTLAAHFPVLFLPAIAIPILLGALRVLFGVHYLSDIIGGSVLGAFAFALAKAFFPLSGS
- a CDS encoding polysaccharide biosynthesis C-terminal domain-containing protein, yielding MPPSQDPPPAAGPAASAQGHREFINRGSRFMLLDNVSKAAEPLLVLLCARAYAGGEWGMFKYYESLILLLTRLGSLGLDRGVVWIYARCENDGVFVRRFSRCVNLVFLLSGLLFFGALAQYAGYLPTFGSWTASMPHSPALTFALFMASVPVQACALLFLQSLLNKRVLVFGLMIRNLIVPVLIYGPALALSYTPLKSVGLALPYLGGNLAGLALAMVGFLRNYQVNWKDWAFSAFPSRSLLRFSLPLASTDFFMSFAYRFDILLLGRYSGIREVEIYSVIVMISNTLRSLRQSFDGIMLSVFSTGAEGVDAGRRRNFNYATWMVTTVQVPFVFLALIFGREILWLISPVYAPGMWVLAIATFFNLGATLGSFSAQLLIGLGRTFMIPVSQVAFILSSLALNYLIIPHYGAEGAAFATGVATLLGGLVAFGGVWAYARSPVLQWEYLSPLLTGSLFYLAATALHFLAKPGLPADIAAFAAASAAFGWHARGKWKKFNAPRP
- a CDS encoding glycosyltransferase, which codes for MPRAPETVCLLGHHELDYPRNRSLRAALEDAGYPVLDVHSRAPFPWRHLILGFGYLKIFPRVRRVLVTEGGHRLVPFIKLLAWLTGREVVFDPFLSRYNTRIEDRKLYRPGGLQAWICRWQDWSSTHAADRLLFDTQEHRDYFFAQYRLRKPSLVLPVGVPEAHFHPRPPGSLPSPYAAGGAAFQVLFYGSYIPLQGAEWIVEAAALLRGKDIAFTLIGSGQTRAEVEARARSRDIPGLRFLPNVPEAELPAYLAHADLCLGIFGDTLKAANVVPNKVVQAAAMGKPLLTRDSPAIRRYFSDGENIALAPPADPQALADRILALRGDPGLRASLGANARQVFENSFSTKALGRLLRGFLG
- a CDS encoding SH3 domain-containing protein, with the translated sequence MRVRKLLLCLSPRILLGTLGLFGVAPVAAQVYASLPDNPIAFGNCTARVKVDIARLRSGPSLDSKILGVRKQDEPLHVLKVVGKWVQVETVTGDTAYMAAYLLAFPASDLLEQWKRESPAPSVGKKARVKWASVEFRKYPSRLSASLGHFDLGDEVAVLTDMGNGWSFVESRKTDGNGPCYGFLANRALAAPDVPDPPDWAAPVSQVRLNPGQQPEVKPVRESPSQYCLRTAWSPELFKMELRAKTSEAEQKMLEQRVAAR